One region of Dysidea avara chromosome 1, odDysAvar1.4, whole genome shotgun sequence genomic DNA includes:
- the LOC136255617 gene encoding zinc finger protein 664-like, which yields MYFNSSLSFIAQNYTCISCQQQFVDKGNFDIHLKYSQACRDANPQVFKCGKCGEVFTTLINLQQHIRRHEKNGLYTSTSQEITPSASKAPTDIMAYQCQYCNKVFSNTYKLKRHMLIHTGEKPYPCTHCGKSFTTSGNLRIHIRSHTGEKPYQCQHCSHRFSDSGKLKCHLLIHTGEKPYQCKYCGRTFRHDNSLRYHLRLHTGEKPYQCQYCQETFTVNSALNNHLRTHTGDTYKCQYCGREFAQSAKLKYHLKAHEKTHQCKYCQKAFYKSTELKHHLKIHIGMKRHMYQYCHKPVITKSTIEKHL from the coding sequence ATGTATTTCAATAGTTCACTGTCCTTTATAGCACAAAACTACACTTGCATTAGTTGTCAACAACAGTTTGTTGACAAAGGAAATTTTGATATTCACTTGAAGTACAGTCAAGCTTGTCGTGATGCTAATCCACAAGTGTTCAAGTGTGGAAAATGTGGAGAAGTGTTTACTACACTAATCAACCTTCAACAACACATCAGGAGACATGAAAAAAATGGACTTTATACATCTACCTCTCAAGAGATCACTCCTTCTGCATCAAAGGCTCCAACAGACATTATGGCCTACCAGTGTCAATATTGTAATAAAGTTTTCTCGAACACTTACAAGCTAAAACGTCACATGCTAATTCATACAGGAGAAAAGCCTTATCCTTGTACACATTGCGGTAAATCATTTACAACATCTGGCAACCTTCGAATTCATATCAGAAGTCATACTGGAGAAAAACCATACCAATGTCAACATTGTAGCCACAGATTTTCCGACAGTGGTAAGCTTAAATGTCATCTGCTAATTCATACAGGAGAGAAACCTTATCAGTGTAAATACTGTGGCAGAACATTTAGACATGACAATTCTCTTCGTTATCATTTACGACTTCATACAGGTGAGAAGCCTTACCAGTGTCAATATTGCCAAGAAACCTTTACTGTGAATTCTGCACTTAACAATCATTTACGGACACATACTGGTGACACATACAAATGCCAGTATTGTGGTCGAGAATTTGCACAATCTGCTAAATTAAAATATCACTTGAAAGCTCACGAAAAAACCCACCAGTGTAAATACTGTCAGAAAGCATTTTACAAGTCTACAGAATTAAAGCATCACTTAAAGATTCATATAGGAATGAAACGCCACATGTATCAGTACTGCCACAAACCAGTGATTACCAAGTCTACTATAGAAAAACATTTATGA